One region of Bacteroidota bacterium genomic DNA includes:
- a CDS encoding DUF2807 domain-containing protein has product MKTKIFFSFLMAAFFACTTSKADSNDLVSDLRTPGNFYGLVVNTNANVILSQGNETSLRVEGDRRLINSIHTEVLNGALIISGTNNRPVTIYVTIEDINLIEINGSGKVFASQPLNSDMLLLKVNGNGSIKLDVRALALGMIVKGSGKIIASGSVGESFVRVFGKGNVYSQGLDSFSTDELTASTANWNQDPSKGAKRNLLNLHQ; this is encoded by the coding sequence ATGAAAACTAAAATCTTTTTCTCATTCCTGATGGCAGCCTTCTTTGCCTGCACAACTTCAAAAGCGGATTCCAATGATCTGGTATCGGATCTCAGAACACCGGGCAACTTCTACGGATTGGTAGTGAACACAAATGCCAACGTAATTCTGTCACAAGGAAATGAAACTTCTTTAAGAGTAGAAGGGGACCGTCGCCTGATCAATTCAATTCATACTGAAGTACTGAATGGCGCATTGATCATCTCAGGAACCAACAACAGACCGGTGACTATCTATGTAACCATCGAAGACATCAACCTCATCGAAATAAACGGTTCAGGAAAAGTGTTTGCCAGTCAGCCTCTGAACTCAGACATGCTTTTACTCAAAGTAAATGGTAATGGCAGTATCAAACTGGATGTTCGCGCACTTGCTCTGGGAATGATCGTCAAAGGCAGCGGAAAAATTATCGCTTCCGGTAGTGTTGGGGAAAGTTTTGTACGCGTCTTCGGCAAAGGAAATGTCTACTCACAAGGACTCGATTCCTTCTCAACCGATGAGCTGACTGCGTCCACAGCTAACTGGAACCAGGATCCATCAAAAGGTGCGAAGCGCAATCTTCTGAACCTTCATCAATAA
- a CDS encoding PspC domain-containing protein encodes MNKTVTVNIGGIVFHIDENAYERFKQYLEAIRSHFTTAEGRDEIMQDIESRIAEMFQDRIKDSKQVITLEDVEEVTIQMGRPEQFGDEAAHEEQTKSERPEVQEGPVKRRLFRNPDDKLLGGVCSGVANYFDIDAVWVRLAFAFIFFVFGSGFLLYILLWIIVPEAKTTAEKLQMRGEPVTISNIEKNVKEEMEQIRKNAGETGKDVSKKAGTVVGRIFEAIGEVIKFFFVLLGKLIAIFFMFIGIIVAFAMFVSLLALLKIPGTHYPAVWHYAFASETHFVLGFIGVVLLIGIPFLMLAYAGARMLFNIKKSSKIVGFTALGLWLVGVGICLVIGIRLASEFSEKENVRKEIALVQPASRTMIVEMNGSINEEKKYDDSDYDEDEDFQLNINDNRFLSQKVKLDIVKSPTDSFELVEILYARGGSRKNAIDNASHISYVFLQNDSALKLDRHFTLSPEEKYRAQKVQLLLRVPVGGKVKLDESLKNYIYDIDNIENVLDRDMLNRTWIMTEKGLRCVDCDGTESTLGGGELNINGDDGSQIKIDENGIIINGSDGGKVRVDSNGIYIRENGKDKVRINRKGNKMEMNINDDPLPPPPPKPSEKGSTHIQSMIF; translated from the coding sequence ATGAATAAGACAGTCACAGTTAATATAGGTGGAATCGTCTTTCATATCGACGAAAACGCGTATGAACGGTTCAAGCAATATCTGGAAGCGATCCGCAGTCACTTCACCACCGCTGAAGGCCGCGACGAAATCATGCAGGACATAGAATCCCGCATCGCTGAAATGTTCCAGGACCGTATCAAAGACAGCAAACAGGTCATCACCCTGGAAGATGTGGAAGAAGTCACCATACAAATGGGACGTCCGGAACAATTCGGTGATGAAGCCGCGCATGAAGAGCAAACTAAATCAGAACGTCCTGAAGTGCAGGAAGGACCTGTAAAACGCCGCCTCTTCCGTAACCCGGATGATAAATTGCTGGGTGGTGTGTGCTCCGGTGTCGCGAATTACTTCGACATCGACGCAGTGTGGGTGCGACTGGCATTTGCTTTCATCTTCTTTGTCTTCGGTTCAGGATTCTTGTTGTATATCCTTTTGTGGATCATTGTTCCTGAAGCAAAAACCACCGCTGAAAAACTTCAGATGCGGGGGGAGCCTGTAACCATCTCCAACATTGAAAAGAATGTAAAAGAGGAGATGGAACAAATCCGGAAAAACGCCGGTGAAACAGGAAAAGATGTTTCTAAAAAAGCGGGAACAGTTGTCGGGAGAATTTTCGAAGCGATAGGAGAGGTGATCAAATTCTTCTTCGTACTGCTCGGTAAATTAATCGCCATCTTCTTTATGTTCATCGGGATTATCGTGGCCTTCGCGATGTTTGTTTCCTTGCTTGCCTTGTTAAAAATTCCGGGAACACACTATCCTGCCGTTTGGCACTATGCCTTTGCATCCGAAACACATTTTGTATTGGGTTTCATCGGAGTCGTGTTGCTGATAGGAATTCCATTTCTCATGCTCGCCTATGCCGGAGCACGCATGTTATTCAACATTAAGAAAAGTTCTAAAATCGTTGGATTCACTGCGCTGGGATTGTGGTTGGTTGGAGTAGGCATTTGCCTGGTCATCGGAATTCGCCTGGCTTCTGAATTTTCAGAAAAAGAAAATGTGCGTAAAGAAATCGCGCTTGTTCAACCCGCTTCACGCACTATGATTGTGGAGATGAACGGAAGTATAAATGAAGAGAAGAAATACGACGACTCGGATTATGATGAGGACGAAGATTTCCAACTCAACATCAACGACAACCGTTTCCTTTCACAAAAGGTTAAACTGGATATCGTAAAGAGTCCTACAGATTCCTTTGAACTGGTAGAAATCCTTTACGCGAGAGGTGGCTCCAGAAAGAACGCGATCGATAATGCTTCGCACATCAGTTATGTGTTTTTGCAAAATGATTCCGCGCTAAAACTTGACCGTCATTTCACCCTCAGTCCGGAAGAAAAATACAGAGCACAAAAAGTACAACTGCTTCTACGTGTTCCTGTAGGAGGAAAGGTAAAGCTTGATGAAAGTCTGAAAAATTACATCTACGACATCGATAATATCGAAAACGTACTTGACCGCGACATGCTGAATCGCACCTGGATCATGACCGAAAAAGGACTCCGCTGTGTTGATTGTGATGGAACGGAAAGTACCCTCGGTGGAGGAGAACTGAACATCAACGGTGATGACGGCAGTCAGATCAAGATCGATGAAAACGGAATCATCATCAACGGTTCCGATGGCGGAAAAGTTCGGGTGGACAGCAACGGGATTTATATCCGTGAAAATGGAAAAGATAAAGTCCGCATCAACCGCAAAGGGAATAAAATGGAAATGAATATCAACGATGACCCGCTTCCGCCCCCTCCTCCAAAACCTTCAGAAAAAGGCAGTACCCATATACAAAGCATGATTTTTTAA
- a CDS encoding PadR family transcriptional regulator yields MSSNLENTQAQMRKGVLEFCILSILSHQEVYPSDIIARMKESKLIVVEGTLYPLLTRLKNAGLLQYRWIESKSGPPRKYYSLTPLGEKFLEELHQTWKELVEAVNHTTQKPLHHE; encoded by the coding sequence ATGAGCAGTAATTTAGAGAATACGCAGGCTCAGATGCGCAAAGGGGTACTGGAGTTTTGCATTCTGTCGATTCTTTCACACCAGGAAGTCTATCCTTCCGATATCATTGCCCGGATGAAAGAATCAAAATTAATCGTGGTGGAAGGAACCTTATATCCTTTGCTGACACGATTAAAGAATGCAGGTCTGTTACAGTATCGCTGGATTGAGAGCAAATCAGGACCTCCACGTAAGTATTATTCATTAACTCCACTCGGAGAAAAATTTTTGGAAGAACTTCATCAGACATGGAAAGAACTGGTAGAAGCAGTCAACCACACAACACAAAAACCTTTGCATCATGAATAA